Proteins from one Sulfurovum sp. TSL1 genomic window:
- a CDS encoding undecaprenyl-diphosphate phosphatase codes for MDIFQAIIIGIIEGFTEFLPISSTGHMIVASKFLGVSQDALTKAYEVIIQFAAIMAVMLIYKEKFTFKKIALWQKLFVAFLPLAIVGYLFKDQIKTLFTVEVVAWMFIIGGLIFLLLEYFYKEKEWHVSDVEAVSYTQALWVGIAQIFSLIPGTSRAGATIVGGLLVGMDRKASAEFSFLLAIPVMAAVTGYDLLKHYQDFADANWGAFLAGFLTAFIVAYLTIKLFLAFIQRFTFVAFGIYRIVFGVILLMMI; via the coding sequence TTGGATATTTTTCAAGCGATAATCATAGGTATTATCGAAGGTTTTACAGAGTTTCTGCCCATTTCATCAACAGGGCATATGATAGTCGCCAGCAAATTCCTGGGTGTGTCCCAGGATGCGTTGACCAAAGCGTATGAAGTCATTATCCAGTTTGCTGCGATCATGGCTGTGATGCTTATCTATAAAGAAAAGTTCACCTTCAAAAAAATAGCACTTTGGCAAAAACTTTTTGTTGCTTTTTTACCTTTGGCCATCGTCGGCTACCTCTTCAAAGATCAGATCAAAACACTTTTTACTGTTGAAGTTGTAGCATGGATGTTCATCATCGGTGGGCTTATTTTTCTGCTATTGGAATATTTTTACAAAGAAAAAGAGTGGCATGTCTCTGACGTGGAAGCGGTCAGTTACACACAGGCACTATGGGTAGGTATCGCCCAGATATTTTCACTCATTCCCGGTACAAGCAGAGCAGGGGCCACCATTGTGGGTGGTTTATTGGTAGGTATGGACAGAAAAGCATCTGCAGAGTTCTCTTTTTTACTTGCTATCCCGGTCATGGCAGCGGTGACAGGGTATGACTTACTGAAACACTATCAGGATTTTGCAGATGCCAACTGGGGAGCATTTCTTGCCGGATTCCTTACAGCATTTATCGTGGCCTATCTGACGATCAAGCTTTTTCTGGCATTTATTCAACGTTTTACATTTGTAGCGTTCGGTATCTATAGAATAGTATTTGGAGTGATTTTGCTAATGATGATATGA
- a CDS encoding DEAD/DEAH box helicase, producing the protein MKFNEFDFHADLAKGVKIAGFKEPSPIQKMAIPIIMNGSDMVGQAHTGTGKTAAFGLPIMDKLAKGEIERALVITPTRELATQVADELYHLGRFAGIRTLTVYGGVGYGRQIALIHKGVQIVVATPGRLKDLYRKGKIDVLNPEIVVLDEADEMLDMGFLEEIKEIFEYIPQNRQTLLFSATMPEPIKELANNILYQPEYISVVGDEETTNNIIDQRYYVIHENQRDEAIVKLLETEKTNKCIIFCRMKREVDRLTEHLQALGFNASGLHGDLEQMDREVVIKAYRRGETKIMVATDVAARGLDVKDVTHVFNYHIPFDPQSYVHRIGRTGRAGRSGQAITLVTTEEFKELQRIQKEVGAEMRLATIQGGSGLDDASCEYLAEQIRNIPVHKDAEALLACMSEMDKEVLLTKLLSRVLEAEQHNIGTQIGFDQNTVDEMLQEYVEEQKVTRNNNRRKKRR; encoded by the coding sequence ATGAAATTTAATGAATTTGATTTTCATGCTGATCTGGCAAAGGGTGTGAAAATAGCGGGCTTTAAAGAGCCTAGTCCTATCCAGAAGATGGCTATTCCTATCATTATGAATGGTAGTGATATGGTAGGTCAAGCCCATACGGGTACAGGGAAGACAGCAGCGTTTGGTCTGCCTATCATGGATAAACTTGCCAAAGGTGAGATAGAGAGAGCCTTGGTCATCACACCTACAAGAGAGTTGGCTACACAGGTCGCTGATGAACTCTACCATTTAGGACGTTTTGCAGGTATCAGAACATTGACCGTCTATGGCGGTGTAGGATATGGACGTCAGATAGCGCTGATACATAAAGGTGTACAGATCGTTGTAGCGACGCCAGGACGACTTAAAGATCTTTACAGAAAAGGAAAGATCGATGTTTTGAACCCGGAGATCGTTGTTCTCGATGAAGCAGATGAAATGCTTGATATGGGTTTCCTAGAAGAGATCAAAGAGATATTCGAGTACATTCCCCAGAACAGGCAAACACTGCTTTTCTCTGCAACGATGCCTGAACCGATCAAAGAGTTGGCAAACAATATCCTCTATCAACCGGAGTATATCTCTGTGGTAGGTGATGAAGAGACTACAAACAATATCATTGACCAACGTTATTACGTGATCCATGAAAACCAGAGAGATGAAGCGATCGTAAAACTGCTTGAAACAGAAAAGACCAATAAATGTATCATCTTCTGCCGTATGAAAAGGGAAGTGGACAGACTGACCGAACATTTACAGGCATTAGGATTTAATGCCAGCGGTTTACACGGTGACCTGGAACAGATGGACAGGGAAGTGGTCATTAAAGCCTACAGAAGAGGCGAAACGAAGATCATGGTGGCTACAGATGTTGCTGCACGTGGCTTGGATGTGAAAGATGTCACGCATGTTTTTAATTACCATATACCTTTTGATCCGCAAAGTTATGTACACCGTATAGGTCGTACAGGGCGTGCAGGAAGAAGTGGTCAGGCCATCACTTTGGTGACGACTGAAGAGTTTAAAGAACTTCAACGTATCCAAAAAGAAGTAGGTGCAGAGATGCGTTTGGCCACCATCCAGGGTGGCTCTGGACTGGATGATGCAAGTTGTGAATATTTGGCTGAACAGATCAGAAATATACCGGTACATAAGGATGCGGAAGCATTGTTAGCCTGTATGAGTGAAATGGATAAAGAGGTCCTTTTAACCAAACTGCTCTCACGTGTGCTGGAAGCAGAACAGCACAACATAGGCACACAAATAGGTTTCGATCAAAATACGGTAGATGAGATGCTACAAGAGTATGTAGAGGAACAAAAAGTTACGCGAAATAACAATCGTAGAAAAAAGAGAAGATAA
- a CDS encoding OadG family protein, translating to MEINLVSEGLKFMVLGMLIVFIFLVILVQIMKLQAKIINKYFPEKAPEAAPSSANAAQEAEQEAHHVAAIIAAVTEFRKQS from the coding sequence ATGGAAATAAATTTAGTAAGCGAAGGCTTAAAATTTATGGTGCTAGGTATGCTGATCGTATTCATATTTCTAGTTATCCTGGTTCAGATAATGAAGCTCCAAGCTAAAATTATCAATAAATACTTCCCAGAGAAAGCACCTGAGGCAGCCCCTTCTTCTGCCAATGCTGCACAGGAAGCTGAACAAGAAGCACATCATGTTGCAGCTATTATTGCAGCTGTCACAGAATTTCGTAAACAATCATAA
- a CDS encoding biotin/lipoyl-containing protein encodes MAKKYIDVMDTTFRDGFQSVFGGRVLMDDFFPAVEAAKNAGINHFEFGGGARFQSLFFYLQENAFDMMDGFREIVGRDANLQVLSRGINTVMLDTGSREMIELFAKMFKKHGTTTVRNFDALNDVNNLAFSAEMIKKHGLDHEVVVTMMDLPPGCKGAHDVAFYEKTLRNILDSGISFDSVCFKDASGTANPHKVYETITMARKLLGDSVHLRLHTHETAGVSVASYLAALDAGANGIDMAASPVSGGTSQPDILTMLHATKGTDYNLGDLQLDKILKYEERLKECLSDYMIPPEATQVSPLIPFSPMPGGALTANTQMMRDAGDLEKFDQVIAAMKEVVERGGYGTSVTPVSQFYWQQAYANVMFGPWKQIAPGYGRMVLGYFGKTPVQADEEIIKLASEKLGLEPTTENPLDIADKDETKSIAHWTKVLEDEGLDTSDENIFIAGACAEKGIAFLKGESPLMVRKGQENNCNGEKEMAGNYTVVVDGKQYSVQVAEGEGDIQIAPAAPAAQVNAVAESATPALVPGAKGSVEIHSQTPGNVWKVVKNPGDTVAEGDVIMILEAMKMEIDITAPKAGKIASINVNVNDSVADGQLLATME; translated from the coding sequence ATGGCTAAAAAATATATTGATGTAATGGACACAACTTTTAGAGACGGATTCCAGTCTGTCTTTGGCGGTCGTGTACTTATGGATGATTTCTTCCCTGCCGTAGAAGCAGCGAAGAATGCAGGTATTAATCACTTCGAATTTGGTGGAGGAGCAAGATTCCAATCACTCTTCTTCTATTTACAGGAAAATGCATTTGATATGATGGACGGTTTCAGAGAGATCGTAGGACGGGATGCAAACCTCCAGGTACTTTCACGTGGTATCAACACAGTTATGCTTGATACTGGTAGCCGTGAAATGATAGAACTTTTTGCAAAAATGTTTAAAAAGCACGGTACAACGACCGTACGTAACTTTGATGCACTGAATGATGTGAACAACCTTGCATTTTCTGCAGAAATGATCAAAAAACATGGCCTTGACCATGAAGTAGTGGTAACAATGATGGACCTTCCTCCGGGATGTAAGGGTGCACATGACGTTGCTTTCTACGAAAAAACATTGAGAAATATTTTAGATTCCGGTATCTCTTTTGACAGCGTTTGTTTTAAAGATGCTTCAGGTACAGCAAACCCTCACAAAGTATATGAGACTATCACCATGGCGAGAAAGCTTCTTGGTGACAGTGTACACCTGAGACTTCATACACATGAAACAGCAGGTGTTTCAGTGGCATCATACCTTGCAGCGCTAGATGCAGGAGCAAATGGTATCGATATGGCAGCATCACCGGTAAGTGGTGGTACCAGCCAACCGGATATCCTTACGATGCTTCATGCGACCAAAGGAACAGATTACAATCTTGGTGATCTACAGTTAGATAAGATCCTGAAGTATGAAGAGAGACTTAAAGAGTGTCTTTCTGACTACATGATACCGCCTGAAGCAACACAGGTATCACCGCTTATTCCATTCTCACCTATGCCTGGTGGTGCATTGACAGCCAACACACAGATGATGAGAGATGCGGGAGATCTTGAAAAATTTGATCAAGTGATCGCTGCTATGAAAGAGGTCGTAGAACGTGGCGGTTACGGTACATCAGTCACACCTGTAAGCCAATTCTACTGGCAGCAGGCATATGCGAACGTGATGTTCGGACCATGGAAACAGATAGCTCCGGGATACGGACGTATGGTACTTGGGTATTTTGGTAAAACACCGGTACAAGCCGATGAGGAGATCATCAAACTTGCATCTGAGAAGTTAGGTCTGGAACCAACAACAGAAAATCCTTTGGATATTGCAGATAAAGATGAAACGAAATCTATCGCACATTGGACAAAAGTGCTTGAAGATGAGGGATTGGATACTTCAGATGAAAATATTTTCATCGCAGGTGCATGTGCAGAAAAAGGTATTGCGTTCTTGAAAGGTGAAAGTCCTCTCATGGTAAGAAAAGGTCAAGAAAATAATTGTAATGGAGAAAAAGAGATGGCAGGAAATTATACAGTAGTTGTAGACGGTAAACAATATAGCGTACAAGTGGCAGAGGGTGAGGGAGATATCCAAATAGCACCTGCGGCACCAGCAGCACAGGTCAATGCAGTGGCAGAATCTGCAACACCGGCATTGGTACCGGGGGCAAAAGGAAGTGTGGAAATACACTCACAAACTCCAGGTAATGTATGGAAGGTCGTGAAGAACCCGGGCGACACTGTTGCTGAAGGCGATGTGATCATGATCCTTGAAGCTATGAAGATGGAAATTGATATTACTGCACCAAAAGCGGGTAAAATTGCCTCAATTAATGTCAATGTCAACGATTCAGTCGCAGACGGACAACTTCTCGCCACAATGGAGTAA
- a CDS encoding sodium ion-translocating decarboxylase subunit beta yields MKFKHLLLSMMFAFTALTSTVQASVHEAPAAPVQEEQAYEPKSITKLLVSFFETTGLNAMVNPEEGVKNGHGDEMSLFAQSWGKLIMFTIIFLLFYLAIAKGFEPLLLLPIAFGGLLANIPIANMTSDHGMLGIIYNMGIANEFFPLLIFMGVGAMTDFGPLLSNPKTALLGGAAQFGIFGSLVGAAALSQYTGMVDFTLKQSAAISIIGGADGPTSIFIASALAPELLGAIAVAAYSYMALVPVIQPPIMRALTTKEERQIVMKTTRKVNKLEKLIFPLIVIMMIALILPDAAPLMGSFALGNFAKESGVVDRLSNEMQNSLINIVTIFLGLGVGSKLASDSFLVAETMGIMIIGLLAFAAGTAAGVLMGKIMNKFSKEPINPLIGAAGVSAVPMAARVVSKVGSEEKPGNILLMHAMGPNVAGVIGSAVAAGVLLSIFK; encoded by the coding sequence ATGAAGTTCAAACATCTTTTACTTTCGATGATGTTCGCTTTTACAGCACTGACATCAACCGTGCAGGCCAGTGTGCATGAAGCACCTGCTGCCCCTGTGCAAGAAGAACAAGCCTATGAACCCAAATCTATCACCAAACTTCTTGTAAGCTTTTTTGAAACTACAGGTCTCAATGCAATGGTAAACCCGGAAGAGGGTGTGAAGAATGGCCATGGGGATGAGATGAGTTTATTTGCCCAAAGTTGGGGTAAACTTATTATGTTTACCATTATCTTCTTACTTTTCTATTTAGCTATTGCTAAAGGATTTGAACCACTTCTCCTTCTACCTATCGCCTTTGGTGGACTTCTCGCCAACATACCTATCGCCAATATGACAAGTGATCACGGAATGCTGGGTATTATCTACAATATGGGTATTGCTAACGAATTCTTCCCACTGTTGATCTTTATGGGTGTTGGAGCGATGACGGACTTCGGACCACTTCTTTCCAACCCTAAAACTGCACTTCTCGGTGGAGCTGCACAGTTTGGTATCTTTGGTTCATTGGTCGGTGCTGCTGCACTTTCTCAGTATACAGGCATGGTAGACTTCACACTGAAACAATCTGCAGCGATCAGTATTATTGGTGGAGCAGATGGTCCTACATCGATCTTTATCGCGTCGGCACTGGCACCGGAACTTCTTGGAGCGATCGCAGTAGCAGCCTATTCTTATATGGCACTGGTCCCAGTGATCCAGCCACCGATAATGAGAGCATTAACAACAAAAGAAGAGCGTCAGATCGTCATGAAGACTACGAGAAAAGTAAATAAGCTTGAAAAGCTTATTTTCCCTCTCATCGTTATTATGATGATCGCACTCATCTTGCCGGATGCTGCACCGCTTATGGGTTCTTTTGCACTTGGTAACTTTGCAAAAGAGTCAGGCGTTGTGGATAGACTTTCCAATGAGATGCAAAACTCACTCATTAACATTGTGACTATTTTCCTTGGACTGGGTGTCGGTTCCAAACTGGCTTCAGACTCGTTCCTGGTAGCTGAGACCATGGGTATTATGATCATTGGTCTTCTAGCCTTTGCTGCTGGTACAGCAGCAGGTGTACTTATGGGTAAAATCATGAACAAGTTCTCTAAAGAACCTATCAACCCACTTATCGGTGCAGCGGGAGTTTCTGCAGTTCCGATGGCAGCAAGGGTTGTAAGTAAAGTTGGTTCTGAAGAAAAACCGGGTAATATTCTGCTTATGCATGCTATGGGGCCAAATGTGGCTGGTGTGATCGGTTCAGCCGTAGCAGCTGGTGTACTACTTTCTATCTTTAAATAA
- the pckA gene encoding phosphoenolpyruvate carboxykinase (ATP), with protein sequence MSTKTPNGLDKLGLKDIGDVYYNLSYDELQAHEVNSGECKISSSGTAMCDTGIFTGRSPKDKYFVDQAPSNEHIAWGDINTKISKEVYDELLDLTLTQLSGKNIYVTDVYAGASAASKRSVRFVTEVAWQAHFVKNMFIRPTDSELERFQPDFTVYNACKAVDEKYKEHGLNSDVFVVFNIEDNVGIIGGTWYGGEMKKGIFSMMNYWLPLEGKLSMHCSANVGKEGDVCLFFGLSGTGKTTLSTDPQRALIGDDEHGWDNHGVFNFEGGCYAKVINLDEKSEPEIYGAIVKDALLENVVADEVGNVDYTDGSKTENTRVSYPIEHIENHKTDLQAGHPNNIIFLSADAFGVLPPVSKLTKEQAMYYFLSGYTAKVAGTERGITEPVATFSACFGEAFLPLHPTVYAKLLGEKIDEHGVNVYLVNTGWTGGPYGTGKRMSIKNTRACIDGILSGAILNTEFETLDTFNLAIPKTLEGVDTEVLNPRNTWEDKAEYDAMLAKLAGMFQENFHRYDGNGDEFDFASAGPQL encoded by the coding sequence ATGAGTACTAAAACGCCCAACGGACTTGATAAACTAGGATTGAAAGATATTGGAGATGTCTATTACAATTTAAGTTATGACGAGTTGCAAGCGCACGAAGTAAACAGCGGAGAGTGTAAGATCTCATCATCAGGTACAGCAATGTGTGATACAGGAATCTTCACAGGACGTAGTCCTAAAGATAAATATTTTGTTGATCAGGCACCTTCTAATGAACATATCGCTTGGGGTGACATCAATACAAAGATCAGTAAAGAAGTTTACGATGAACTTCTTGATCTTACATTAACGCAACTTTCCGGTAAGAACATTTATGTTACCGACGTCTATGCCGGAGCAAGTGCAGCAAGTAAGCGTTCTGTACGTTTTGTGACAGAAGTTGCATGGCAGGCACACTTTGTTAAAAATATGTTCATCCGTCCTACGGACTCTGAACTTGAAAGATTTCAACCGGACTTCACTGTCTATAATGCATGTAAAGCGGTAGATGAAAAGTATAAAGAACACGGGTTGAATTCTGATGTTTTTGTTGTCTTTAATATAGAAGACAATGTGGGTATCATCGGTGGTACATGGTATGGTGGTGAGATGAAGAAAGGTATCTTCTCTATGATGAACTACTGGTTGCCTCTTGAAGGTAAACTTTCTATGCACTGTTCTGCCAATGTCGGTAAAGAGGGCGATGTTTGTCTATTCTTCGGACTTTCAGGTACAGGTAAAACGACGCTATCAACAGATCCTCAAAGAGCACTGATCGGTGATGATGAACATGGTTGGGACAATCACGGTGTCTTTAACTTTGAAGGCGGATGTTACGCTAAAGTGATCAATCTTGATGAGAAATCCGAACCTGAGATCTATGGTGCGATCGTGAAAGATGCACTTTTGGAAAATGTCGTTGCGGATGAAGTCGGTAATGTTGACTATACAGATGGTTCTAAGACTGAGAATACACGTGTTTCATACCCTATAGAACACATTGAAAACCATAAAACAGACCTACAGGCGGGTCATCCAAATAACATTATCTTCCTTTCAGCTGATGCATTTGGTGTCTTACCTCCGGTAAGTAAATTAACCAAAGAGCAGGCGATGTACTATTTCCTTAGTGGATATACAGCGAAAGTGGCTGGGACAGAAAGAGGTATTACTGAGCCTGTAGCAACCTTCTCTGCATGTTTCGGTGAAGCATTCTTACCACTGCATCCAACTGTCTATGCAAAACTCCTTGGTGAGAAGATAGATGAGCATGGCGTGAATGTATACCTGGTAAATACGGGTTGGACAGGTGGTCCATACGGTACAGGTAAGCGTATGAGCATCAAAAACACAAGAGCGTGTATCGATGGTATCTTGAGCGGTGCTATCCTGAATACAGAGTTTGAGACATTGGATACATTCAATCTTGCTATCCCTAAAACATTAGAGGGTGTAGATACAGAGGTACTTAATCCAAGAAATACTTGGGAAGATAAAGCAGAGTATGACGCAATGTTAGCAAAACTCGCTGGTATGTTCCAGGAAAATTTCCATCGTTATGACGGAAATGGTGACGAGTTCGATTTCGCATCTGCAGGTCCTCAACTATAA
- a CDS encoding NADP-dependent isocitrate dehydrogenase: MSNLPKIIWSKIDEAPALATYSLLPIVNAFTKEAGVEVVESDISLAGRVLAAMGLAEDELSKLGEVVLQPDGNVIKLPNISASVGQLKDCIAELQGQGYDIPNYPENPANAEEKAIQAKYNGCLGSAVNPVLREGNSDRRAAKAVKRFAQNNPHRLKAVDENCQAYVAHMGGKGDFFGHEKSVTSTADQKVTIALNGKELTSIDALSGEVLDGTFMSVAALRAFYKQTIEDAKAKGLIWSLHLKATMMKISDPIMFGHAFEIFFEDVFAKYADTFKELGVNPNMGMSDLEKKIAGHAHEAEIKAAFQAVVDADAPKIAMVDSDKGETNFNASNDVIIDASMPVVVREGGKQWDRTGAAGETVAVVPDSTYAMFHEEMVADIVKNGQYDVSTMGAMQNIGLMAQKAEEYGSHPTTFELAEAGTVTVTGSVDGEMMSFECEAGDIWRLARTKDIPIRDWVRLTVERTRIEGIPAVFWLDENRAHDAELIKKVNEYLKEYDTDGLDIRFMKVTDATRFTNEEIRKGNNVIAVTGNVLRDHLTDMYPILELGTSAKMLSIVPLIAGGGLFETGAGGSAPKHVDQFNETGHLRWDSLGEFLALAESLRMIGQKHEDAKLAALTAGLDAANQGYLDNNKAPGRKVGEPDNKASHFYLAQYWAEALANGENAALAAKFAPVAKALKENEEKIMEELLAVEGKPQDVGGYFHPNDELAAKAMRPSATLNAIIDAI, translated from the coding sequence ATGTCAAACTTACCAAAAATCATATGGTCAAAAATCGATGAGGCACCGGCTTTAGCTACATATTCATTACTACCAATTGTGAATGCTTTTACTAAAGAGGCAGGTGTAGAAGTTGTAGAGAGTGATATCTCACTGGCAGGAAGAGTGCTTGCAGCTATGGGTCTTGCTGAAGATGAACTGTCTAAACTTGGAGAAGTGGTGCTTCAACCGGACGGAAACGTTATCAAGCTTCCAAACATCTCTGCATCCGTTGGTCAGTTGAAAGATTGTATCGCTGAGCTTCAAGGTCAAGGTTACGATATCCCTAACTACCCTGAAAATCCGGCAAACGCTGAAGAAAAAGCGATCCAGGCAAAATACAATGGTTGCCTTGGTTCTGCTGTTAACCCGGTACTAAGAGAAGGGAACTCTGACAGACGTGCTGCAAAAGCTGTTAAGAGATTTGCACAAAACAACCCACACAGACTTAAAGCTGTTGATGAGAACTGTCAGGCATACGTTGCTCACATGGGTGGTAAGGGTGACTTCTTCGGTCATGAAAAATCTGTAACATCGACTGCAGACCAAAAAGTAACGATCGCACTTAACGGGAAAGAGCTTACTTCTATCGATGCATTGTCAGGTGAAGTGCTTGACGGTACATTTATGTCTGTTGCTGCTCTTAGAGCATTTTATAAACAAACGATAGAAGATGCAAAAGCAAAAGGTCTTATCTGGTCACTTCACTTGAAAGCAACGATGATGAAGATCTCTGACCCGATCATGTTCGGTCACGCATTTGAGATCTTCTTTGAAGATGTATTTGCTAAATATGCTGATACTTTCAAAGAGCTAGGTGTGAACCCTAACATGGGTATGAGCGACCTTGAGAAAAAGATCGCTGGTCACGCTCATGAAGCTGAGATCAAAGCAGCATTCCAGGCAGTAGTTGATGCTGATGCTCCAAAAATTGCTATGGTTGACTCTGATAAAGGTGAAACGAACTTCAATGCATCTAACGATGTCATTATCGATGCTTCTATGCCTGTTGTGGTAAGGGAAGGTGGTAAACAGTGGGATAGAACTGGTGCAGCTGGTGAAACTGTTGCTGTAGTTCCAGATTCTACTTACGCGATGTTCCACGAAGAAATGGTAGCTGATATCGTGAAAAACGGTCAATACGATGTATCTACAATGGGTGCAATGCAAAATATCGGTCTTATGGCTCAAAAAGCTGAAGAGTACGGTTCTCATCCAACTACATTTGAACTGGCAGAAGCTGGTACGGTTACCGTGACTGGTAGTGTAGATGGTGAAATGATGAGCTTTGAGTGTGAGGCTGGTGACATCTGGAGACTTGCAAGAACGAAAGATATACCGATCAGAGACTGGGTAAGATTGACTGTTGAAAGAACAAGAATCGAAGGTATCCCTGCCGTATTCTGGCTAGATGAGAACAGAGCACATGATGCTGAGCTTATCAAAAAAGTAAACGAATACCTTAAAGAGTATGATACTGACGGTCTGGATATCAGATTCATGAAAGTAACGGATGCAACTAGATTTACAAATGAAGAGATCAGAAAAGGGAACAATGTGATCGCTGTAACCGGTAACGTACTAAGAGATCACTTGACGGATATGTACCCGATCCTGGAGCTTGGTACTTCAGCGAAGATGCTTTCTATCGTTCCATTGATCGCTGGTGGTGGGCTGTTTGAAACGGGTGCAGGTGGATCAGCGCCTAAGCACGTAGATCAGTTCAACGAAACAGGTCACTTAAGATGGGATTCACTAGGTGAGTTCCTAGCATTGGCTGAATCTTTAAGAATGATCGGCCAAAAACATGAGGATGCTAAACTTGCAGCCCTGACTGCCGGTCTTGATGCTGCCAACCAAGGGTACCTTGATAACAACAAAGCACCAGGAAGAAAAGTAGGTGAGCCGGATAACAAAGCGTCTCACTTCTACTTGGCTCAGTACTGGGCAGAAGCACTTGCAAATGGTGAGAATGCTGCATTGGCTGCAAAGTTCGCTCCGGTTGCGAAAGCACTGAAAGAGAATGAAGAGAAGATCATGGAAGAGCTTCTTGCAGTTGAAGGAAAACCTCAGGATGTTGGCGGATACTTTCACCCGAACGATGAGTTGGCTGCCAAGGCAATGAGACCATCTGCTACACTCAATGCGATTATTGACGCTATCTAA
- a CDS encoding sodium-dependent bicarbonate transport family permease produces the protein MNIDLILQNILNPPILFFLLGMLAVFFKSELSIPQPLPKLFSLYLLIAIGLHGGYELSHSGLNTYIFTALSLAILMAIIVPIYSYFILRMKLDNYNAIAIAATYGSISAVTFITGITYLQTIGVEYGGYMVAGMALMESPAIVVGLVFATLFARGPEDKKETDWKEIFREAFLNPSVYLLVGALIIGIVTGEKGWNSMEPLFGTLFKGMLAFFLLDMGLVAAKRIYELKKVGLFLIMFAIAMPIFNASVAILLGYFFELSQGDTLLLSLLAGSASYIAVPAAMRLSVPEANPGLYLPLSLAVTFPFNISLGIPLYYYFITILWG, from the coding sequence ATGAATATCGATTTAATACTTCAAAATATTTTAAATCCACCGATACTATTCTTTTTGCTCGGTATGTTAGCTGTTTTTTTCAAATCAGAATTGTCGATTCCGCAGCCTTTACCCAAACTTTTTTCATTGTATCTGTTGATAGCCATTGGGCTTCATGGAGGATATGAACTTTCTCATAGTGGTTTAAATACCTACATCTTTACTGCACTTTCCTTGGCAATCCTCATGGCGATCATTGTACCGATCTATAGCTATTTTATTTTACGTATGAAATTGGATAACTATAATGCTATCGCTATTGCTGCGACCTATGGATCGATCAGTGCAGTGACGTTCATCACCGGTATCACCTATCTTCAAACGATTGGTGTTGAATATGGGGGCTATATGGTAGCGGGAATGGCACTTATGGAGTCTCCTGCTATTGTAGTAGGACTTGTGTTTGCTACACTGTTCGCTAGAGGTCCTGAAGATAAAAAAGAGACAGATTGGAAAGAGATCTTTAGAGAAGCATTTTTAAATCCATCAGTCTATTTACTGGTCGGTGCTTTGATCATTGGTATTGTAACCGGAGAAAAAGGCTGGAATTCTATGGAGCCGTTGTTTGGAACGCTGTTTAAAGGAATGCTTGCATTTTTCCTTCTTGATATGGGATTGGTTGCAGCAAAAAGAATTTATGAGTTAAAAAAAGTCGGACTGTTTTTAATTATGTTTGCAATCGCTATGCCTATCTTTAATGCATCCGTTGCTATTCTATTAGGGTACTTCTTTGAACTATCACAAGGAGATACCTTATTGCTGTCATTACTTGCGGGAAGTGCTTCTTATATTGCAGTGCCTGCGGCTATGAGGTTGTCTGTACCTGAAGCCAATCCTGGGCTCTATCTGCCATTAAGTCTAGCGGTCACTTTCCCTTTTAACATCTCTTTAGGGATACCGCTATACTACTACTTTATTACTATTTTATGGGGGTGA
- a CDS encoding DUF190 domain-containing protein, whose protein sequence is MEKMKKVEVIIESIYTNRVLEIFKEADVTGYTIIRDIEGYGSHGLKTADEANDLLSNNYIFTVCREEKFERMIEKIRAFIDRYGGKCIISDSLVLLHEKK, encoded by the coding sequence ATGGAAAAAATGAAAAAAGTCGAAGTGATCATTGAGTCTATTTATACAAATAGAGTATTAGAGATATTTAAAGAAGCTGATGTAACAGGGTATACCATCATCAGAGATATTGAAGGGTATGGAAGTCATGGCCTAAAAACAGCCGATGAAGCGAATGACCTTCTTAGCAATAATTATATCTTTACCGTATGCCGAGAGGAAAAATTTGAAAGAATGATAGAGAAGATTAGAGCGTTCATAGACAGATATGGCGGGAAATGCATTATTAGCGATTCTCTTGTTTTATTACATGAAAAAAAGTAA